From Streptomyces sp. NBC_00370, a single genomic window includes:
- the sepX gene encoding divisome protein SepX/GlpR, which yields MSSSGLIYAVIVGAWAAYLVPMWLRRQDELNEARPTERFSTAIRLLSGRAAMERRYAKELQERTAEEAGPDTETGGRTESMSSVDVRSFAAPKARTEARLEIPAPSPPARPAPAPARRRRTRPADGGAAAERARRSKLLARRRRTTVVLFLAFTLGAVVAGVGGLGFLWVPAVPAILLSVYIVHLRAKERRRFAFTMDRRRAEAAAQRLRENRPRRHQPSSAAPGEPAEEPEPGPAPEPTPSVSPQEAGRRALVEQTDHAEWLDQQRDRGPAGGDSWEPVPVPLPTYVTAPVAPRAPSGVDVSDPETWSAARSSTSDPTPHPAQPPTAPPARRSRDHGRTPLFDQYDEADRPRAANE from the coding sequence GTGAGCAGCAGCGGCCTCATCTACGCAGTCATTGTCGGGGCCTGGGCCGCCTACTTGGTGCCGATGTGGCTCCGCAGGCAGGACGAGCTCAACGAGGCACGTCCGACGGAACGCTTCAGTACCGCCATCCGGCTGCTGTCCGGAAGGGCGGCGATGGAGCGCCGTTACGCCAAGGAGCTGCAGGAGCGCACCGCTGAGGAGGCGGGTCCCGACACCGAGACGGGCGGCCGGACGGAATCGATGAGTTCCGTCGACGTCCGGTCCTTCGCCGCGCCCAAGGCGCGCACGGAAGCCCGGCTGGAGATCCCGGCCCCGTCGCCCCCCGCCAGACCCGCGCCCGCCCCGGCGCGCCGGCGGCGTACCCGCCCGGCGGACGGCGGCGCCGCGGCCGAACGCGCCCGGCGCTCGAAACTCCTCGCGCGCCGCCGGCGTACCACCGTGGTCCTCTTCCTCGCCTTCACGCTGGGCGCTGTCGTCGCCGGCGTCGGCGGCCTGGGCTTCCTCTGGGTGCCCGCCGTCCCCGCCATACTGCTGAGCGTCTACATCGTGCACCTGCGGGCCAAGGAGCGGCGCCGCTTCGCCTTCACCATGGACCGGCGCAGGGCGGAGGCGGCGGCGCAGCGGCTGCGCGAGAACCGCCCGCGCCGCCACCAGCCCTCGTCGGCCGCGCCGGGCGAGCCCGCCGAGGAACCCGAACCCGGCCCCGCCCCCGAGCCCACCCCCTCGGTCTCCCCGCAGGAGGCGGGCCGCCGCGCCCTGGTCGAGCAGACCGACCACGCGGAGTGGCTGGACCAGCAGCGCGACCGCGGCCCGGCCGGCGGCGACAGCTGGGAACCGGTCCCCGTCCCGCTCCCGACGTACGTGACAGCGCCGGTGGCGCCGCGCGCCCCGAGCGGGGTCGACGTCAGCGACCCGGAAACCTGGAGCGCGGCCCGCTCCAGCACCTCCGACCCGACCCCGCACCCGGCCCAGCCCCCGACGGCCCCCCCGGCCCGCCGCAGCCGCGACCACGGCAGAACCCCCCTGTTCGACCAGTACGACGAAGCGGACCGCCCCCGCGCCGCCAACGAGTGA
- the galU gene encoding UTP--glucose-1-phosphate uridylyltransferase GalU, whose translation MTHSPPPGITKAVIPAAGLGTRFLPATKATPKEMLPVVDKPAIQYVVEEAVAAGLSDVLMITGRNKRPLEDHFDRNYELEEALTRKGDTERLAKVQESSDLATMHYVRQGDPRGLGHAVLCAAPHVGDQPFAVLLGDDLIDPRDPLLARMIEIQKREGGSVVALMEVAPEQIHLYGCAAVEPTADADVVKVHDLVEKPEPADAPSHYAIIGRYVLDPAVFGILRGTAPGRGGEIQLTDALQQLSADEKAGGPVHGVIFTGRRYDTGDRGDFLRAIVRLACEREDLGPDFRAWLRSYVSEEM comes from the coding sequence ATGACGCACTCGCCACCCCCAGGCATCACCAAAGCTGTCATCCCGGCCGCCGGGCTCGGCACCCGCTTCCTGCCGGCGACCAAGGCCACTCCGAAGGAGATGCTGCCGGTCGTCGACAAACCGGCGATCCAGTACGTGGTCGAGGAGGCGGTGGCGGCGGGGCTCTCCGACGTCCTGATGATCACCGGTCGCAACAAGCGCCCCCTTGAGGACCACTTCGACCGCAACTACGAACTGGAAGAGGCGCTCACCCGCAAGGGAGACACCGAACGCCTCGCCAAGGTCCAGGAGTCCAGCGACCTCGCCACGATGCACTACGTGCGCCAGGGCGACCCCCGCGGCCTCGGCCACGCCGTGCTGTGCGCGGCGCCGCACGTCGGCGACCAGCCGTTCGCCGTCCTGCTCGGCGACGACCTGATCGACCCGCGCGACCCGCTGCTCGCCCGGATGATCGAGATCCAGAAGCGGGAAGGCGGCAGCGTCGTCGCGCTGATGGAGGTCGCACCCGAGCAGATCCATCTCTACGGCTGCGCCGCCGTCGAGCCGACGGCCGACGCCGACGTGGTCAAGGTGCACGACCTGGTCGAGAAGCCCGAGCCGGCCGACGCGCCCAGCCACTACGCCATCATCGGCCGGTACGTCCTGGATCCGGCCGTCTTCGGGATACTGCGCGGCACCGCGCCGGGGCGCGGCGGCGAGATCCAGCTGACCGACGCCCTGCAGCAGTTGTCGGCCGACGAGAAGGCCGGCGGGCCCGTGCACGGCGTCATCTTCACGGGCCGCCGCTATGACACTGGTGACCGTGGCGACTTTTTGCGTGCCATTGTCAGACTCGCATGCGAACGTGAAGACCTGGGCCCGGACTTCCGGGCCTGGCTCCGCAGTTATGTCAGCGAGGAGATGTAG
- a CDS encoding dienelactone hydrolase family protein — MYDALLAETVTITGHGGDEVEAYVARPMTPGPIGSVVVIHHMPGYDGPTKEITRRFAAEGYAAICPNLYTREAPGASPDDAAAAARAQGGVPDERLVGDVAGAARYLRGLPSSNGRVGTIGYCSGGRQSFLAAVSLDLQAAVDCYGAFVSGIPPKDFPLQLEPIAHRSKDLSCPLLGLFGADDKYPSPEHVAELEQELKAQGKEYEFHSYEDAGHAFFAVDRPSYRPQAAADGWNRILGFYGRTLAS; from the coding sequence ATGTACGACGCGCTACTGGCGGAGACTGTCACCATCACCGGCCATGGCGGAGACGAAGTGGAGGCGTACGTCGCACGCCCGATGACCCCCGGGCCGATCGGCAGCGTCGTGGTCATCCACCACATGCCCGGCTACGACGGGCCGACGAAGGAAATCACCCGCCGCTTCGCCGCCGAAGGCTACGCGGCGATCTGTCCGAACCTCTACACCCGCGAGGCCCCCGGCGCTTCCCCGGACGACGCGGCGGCTGCGGCCCGCGCGCAGGGCGGTGTGCCCGACGAGCGCCTGGTCGGCGACGTGGCAGGCGCGGCCCGCTATCTGCGCGGTCTGCCGTCCAGCAACGGCCGCGTCGGCACGATCGGTTACTGCTCCGGCGGACGCCAGTCGTTCCTGGCCGCCGTCAGCCTGGACCTGCAGGCGGCCGTCGACTGCTACGGCGCGTTCGTCAGCGGCATCCCGCCGAAGGACTTCCCGCTCCAGCTGGAGCCGATCGCCCACCGCTCGAAGGACCTGTCCTGCCCGCTGCTCGGACTCTTCGGCGCCGACGACAAGTACCCGTCGCCCGAGCATGTCGCCGAGCTGGAGCAGGAGTTGAAGGCCCAGGGCAAGGAGTACGAGTTCCACTCGTACGAGGACGCGGGACACGCGTTCTTCGCCGTCGACCGGCCGAGCTACCGCCCGCAGGCGGCGGCGGACGGCTGGAACCGCATCCTCGGCTTCTACGGCCGCACGCTCGCGTCCTGA
- a CDS encoding DUF3344 domain-containing protein, whose product MRNSAVHAVRRGVLCALTVYLLSAAAPPAPTATPAATPPATPAPAAGPREASRIPFAERYSTVQHGGIVRAANSAISCRSADGAACTSARTGSGTGARAANHDFDMFYTDVDKDPNTYNSTRAELRVPKGATVSYARLYWGGNLRVGEQKPSKDNGRVLVAEPGGAYKQVLADSLIGHRVVGGADAYQASADVTPLVRASGPGMYTVAQLNVAMGKSGVGAWGGWTLVVAYEKDDAPLRRIALWDGFESFDAEHHSGHVDFGEMRVPAGGSGLLGVVAYDGDSGITGDSLKVVTNAAGPNSASRRDKGVSLTNKSNKSGDVMNSSITDAGSSQIKRQPAYANNLGYDSDVFDLKAAFSRGGDRFGVRFGTGRDSVWLGAFFVEAEARH is encoded by the coding sequence ATGCGGAATTCCGCGGTTCATGCTGTACGGCGTGGTGTGCTCTGCGCCCTGACGGTTTATCTGCTGTCGGCGGCGGCTCCGCCCGCTCCGACTGCCACACCCGCTGCCACACCCCCCGCCACGCCCGCTCCCGCCGCCGGGCCCCGCGAGGCGTCCCGGATCCCCTTCGCCGAGCGCTACTCGACGGTGCAGCACGGCGGCATCGTCCGGGCGGCCAACTCGGCCATCAGCTGCCGCTCGGCCGACGGCGCGGCGTGCACGTCGGCGCGTACCGGTTCCGGCACCGGCGCCAGGGCAGCCAACCACGACTTCGACATGTTCTACACGGACGTCGACAAGGACCCGAACACCTACAATTCCACCCGCGCCGAACTGCGCGTCCCGAAGGGCGCGACCGTCAGCTACGCCCGGCTGTACTGGGGCGGCAACCTCCGGGTCGGCGAGCAGAAGCCGTCGAAGGACAACGGCCGCGTCCTGGTCGCCGAGCCCGGCGGCGCCTACAAGCAGGTGCTGGCCGACAGCCTGATCGGGCACCGCGTGGTCGGCGGCGCGGACGCGTACCAGGCGTCGGCCGACGTGACACCGCTCGTACGCGCCAGCGGTCCCGGCATGTACACCGTGGCGCAGCTCAACGTCGCCATGGGCAAGTCGGGGGTGGGCGCCTGGGGCGGCTGGACGCTGGTCGTCGCCTACGAGAAGGACGACGCGCCGCTGCGCAGGATTGCCCTCTGGGACGGCTTCGAGTCCTTCGACGCCGAACACCACAGCGGCCATGTCGACTTCGGCGAGATGCGGGTCCCGGCCGGCGGTTCGGGGCTGCTCGGCGTCGTCGCGTACGACGGTGACAGCGGCATCACCGGAGACTCGCTGAAGGTCGTGACGAACGCTGCCGGGCCGAATTCCGCTTCCCGCCGCGACAAGGGTGTGTCGCTCACCAACAAGTCAAATAAATCTGGTGATGTGATGAACTCAAGCATTACGGACGCGGGTTCGAGCCAGATCAAGAGACAACCAGCTTATGCGAACAATCTTGGCTACGACTCAGATGTGTTCGATTTGAAAGCCGCCTTTTCGCGTGGCGGAGATCGATTTGGCGTTCGATTCGGTACGGGGCGTGACTCCGTCTGGCTCGGTGCGTTTTTCGTAGAAGCAGAAGCTCGGCACTGA
- the moaC gene encoding cyclic pyranopterin monophosphate synthase MoaC — translation MTVFSRGESPGAEQEPPGQGRLTHLDESGAARMVDVSAKDVTSRSASASGRVLVSPRVVELLRGGGVPKGDALATARIAGIMGAKRTPELIPLCHPLAVSGVTVDLSVADDAVQILATVKTTDRTGVEMEALTAVSVAALTVVDMVKAVDKGAVITDVRVEEKRGGKSGTWSRTTAAAETPATPGALPAPDGESA, via the coding sequence ATGACTGTGTTTTCCCGGGGGGAATCCCCCGGAGCCGAGCAAGAGCCGCCCGGGCAGGGCCGCCTGACGCATCTCGACGAGTCGGGCGCCGCCAGGATGGTCGACGTGTCGGCGAAGGACGTCACGTCCCGCAGCGCGAGCGCCAGCGGCCGGGTGCTGGTCTCGCCGCGCGTGGTCGAGCTGCTGCGCGGCGGGGGAGTGCCGAAGGGCGACGCCCTGGCCACGGCGCGGATCGCGGGCATCATGGGCGCCAAGCGGACCCCGGAGCTGATCCCGCTGTGCCATCCGCTCGCCGTCTCGGGCGTCACCGTCGATCTGTCGGTCGCCGACGACGCCGTACAGATCCTGGCGACGGTGAAGACGACCGACCGCACCGGCGTCGAGATGGAGGCGCTGACCGCCGTCTCGGTCGCCGCGCTCACCGTCGTCGACATGGTGAAGGCGGTCGACAAGGGCGCGGTCATCACGGACGTACGGGTGGAGGAGAAGCGCGGCGGCAAGTCGGGGACCTGGTCGCGCACGACCGCCGCCGCCGAGACCCCGGCCACCCCAGGCGCCTTGCCCGCTCCGGACGGAGAGAGCGCATGA
- a CDS encoding DUF6295 family protein gives MCTYLTVKTEIAGSGKGPQGYFPLTEAMVYVDHPQHAPYEHTVNIDFLNPSQGPSARVAVELTEEAALALIESIRSALASAPPGLASSAAA, from the coding sequence ATGTGCACCTACCTCACCGTCAAGACCGAGATCGCGGGCAGCGGCAAGGGCCCGCAGGGGTACTTCCCGCTGACCGAGGCGATGGTCTACGTCGACCACCCGCAGCACGCCCCGTACGAGCACACCGTCAACATCGACTTCCTCAACCCCTCCCAGGGCCCGTCGGCGCGGGTCGCTGTGGAGCTGACCGAAGAGGCGGCGCTCGCCCTCATCGAGTCCATCCGCAGCGCCCTGGCCTCGGCCCCACCCGGCCTGGCCTCGTCGGCCGCCGCCTGA
- a CDS encoding chaplin, whose product MKNTKKVALVIAAAGMAAGAASGSAFADAGAGAVAAHSPGVLSGNIAQVPLHVPVNVSGNTVNVIGLLNPAFGNTAVNN is encoded by the coding sequence ATGAAGAACACCAAGAAGGTCGCACTCGTTATCGCCGCCGCCGGAATGGCCGCCGGTGCGGCTTCGGGCAGCGCCTTCGCCGACGCGGGCGCCGGCGCCGTCGCCGCGCACTCCCCCGGTGTGCTGTCGGGCAACATCGCCCAGGTTCCGCTGCACGTCCCGGTCAACGTGAGCGGCAACACCGTCAACGTCATCGGTCTGCTCAACCCGGCGTTCGGCAACACGGCCGTCAACAACTGA
- a CDS encoding damage-control phosphatase ARMT1 family protein produces MRNQRNVTDGTGSGAGEEAATPEAPVIVSSVAGSFPWGVLTRRHPALIKQVRDAFPYEPWQHSALDALLASVTDGVIEPLPPGAHDAAQWEAWGGGEQYGRRWGDAPFLWAESYFYRLLLGAVGYFGAGPWQSVDPFAPFKRAELRGDTVDSELAALDLLVPLPERERADALLRASLWGNRADLGFRLDSADGEAAEKDDRLVADDSARLWSLLPPDGAATVQLVADNAGRELIPDLVLADHLLHSGRAGRVVLHVKPCPYYVSDATTADVVDCLRRIADADGSAALTGRRLWAALADGSLQLRAHDFFRAPLPYSAMPDDLRAELSGSAVTLLKGDLNYRRLVGDRLWPETTPFATLTTYFPTPVAALRTLKSDVIVGLEAHTLAGLEAERDAWRTSGTHALVQVRDRS; encoded by the coding sequence GTGCGTAATCAACGGAACGTGACGGACGGGACGGGCTCCGGGGCCGGCGAGGAAGCGGCGACCCCGGAAGCGCCGGTGATCGTGAGCAGCGTGGCGGGCTCCTTCCCCTGGGGCGTGCTGACCCGCCGTCACCCCGCGCTCATCAAGCAGGTGCGGGACGCCTTTCCCTACGAGCCGTGGCAGCACAGCGCCCTGGACGCCCTGCTGGCCTCGGTCACCGACGGCGTGATCGAGCCGCTGCCGCCCGGCGCCCACGACGCCGCGCAGTGGGAGGCGTGGGGCGGCGGCGAGCAGTACGGGCGGCGGTGGGGCGACGCTCCGTTCCTGTGGGCGGAGAGTTACTTCTACCGGCTGCTGCTCGGCGCGGTGGGCTACTTCGGCGCGGGCCCCTGGCAGTCGGTCGATCCGTTCGCCCCGTTCAAGCGGGCCGAGTTGCGCGGCGACACCGTCGACAGCGAACTCGCCGCCCTCGACCTGCTCGTACCGCTCCCGGAGCGCGAGCGGGCCGACGCGCTGCTGCGCGCCTCCCTCTGGGGCAACCGCGCCGACCTCGGCTTCCGGCTCGACTCCGCCGACGGCGAGGCCGCGGAGAAGGACGACCGGCTGGTCGCCGACGACAGCGCGCGGCTGTGGTCCCTGCTGCCGCCCGACGGCGCCGCGACGGTCCAGCTGGTCGCGGACAACGCGGGACGCGAACTCATCCCCGATCTCGTCCTCGCCGACCACCTGCTGCACAGCGGCCGGGCCGGCCGGGTGGTCCTGCACGTCAAGCCGTGCCCGTACTACGTCTCCGACGCCACGACGGCGGACGTCGTGGACTGTCTGCGCCGGATCGCGGACGCGGACGGCAGCGCGGCGCTGACCGGCCGCAGGCTCTGGGCGGCCCTGGCCGACGGCAGTCTCCAGCTGCGCGCCCACGACTTCTTCCGCGCGCCGCTGCCGTACAGCGCGATGCCCGACGATCTGCGGGCCGAGCTGTCGGGCAGCGCGGTGACGCTGCTGAAGGGCGACCTCAACTACCGCCGCCTGGTCGGCGACCGGCTGTGGCCCGAAACGACACCGTTCGCCACCCTCACCACGTACTTCCCCACACCGGTAGCGGCGCTGCGCACCCTGAAGTCGGACGTGATCGTCGGCCTGGAGGCGCACACCCTCGCCGGACTCGAAGCGGAACGTGACGCGTGGCGCACGAGCGGCACCCACGCCCTCGTCCAGGTGCGGGACCGATCCTGA
- a CDS encoding 5-formyltetrahydrofolate cyclo-ligase — MTPVSNKAAKAAVRRELLAARALLSYEDAAEAAAVLAGRALDLPELAAARTVAGYVSVGREPGTRVLLDALHARGVRVLLPVLLADNDLDWAAYEGADRLLKAGRGLLEPDGPRLGPDAVLAADVVLLPGLAVDGHGMRLGRGGGSYDRVLARLARAGAAPALAVLLYDDEVVTRVPAEPHDHPVRAVVTPGGVRRFDRPEPGV, encoded by the coding sequence ATGACACCGGTGAGTAACAAAGCCGCCAAAGCCGCCGTGCGGCGTGAACTGCTCGCCGCGCGGGCCCTGCTGTCCTATGAGGACGCGGCCGAGGCGGCCGCGGTTCTCGCCGGGCGCGCCCTGGACCTGCCGGAGCTGGCGGCGGCCCGTACCGTCGCCGGCTATGTGTCGGTGGGCCGGGAGCCCGGCACGCGCGTGCTGCTCGACGCGCTCCACGCGCGTGGCGTGCGGGTGCTGCTGCCGGTGCTGCTCGCCGACAACGACCTGGACTGGGCCGCGTACGAGGGCGCCGACCGGCTGCTGAAGGCCGGGCGCGGGCTGCTGGAGCCCGACGGGCCACGGCTCGGCCCGGACGCCGTACTGGCGGCCGACGTGGTCCTGCTGCCGGGACTCGCCGTGGACGGGCACGGTATGCGCCTGGGGCGCGGCGGCGGCTCGTACGACCGGGTCCTCGCCCGGCTGGCGCGTGCGGGCGCGGCGCCGGCGCTCGCGGTGCTGCTCTACGACGACGAGGTGGTCACGCGGGTCCCTGCGGAACCGCACGACCACCCCGTGCGGGCGGTGGTGACACCCGGCGGCGTCAGGCGGTTCGACCGCCCGGAGCCGGGTGTCTGA
- a CDS encoding GNAT family N-acetyltransferase translates to MNPAWPVILVDGDIALRPIRLRDQRAWREVNRRNRDWLRPWEATIPPPAPGAPVTQRPTYRQMVRHLRREANAGRMLPFVIEYRGRLVGQLTVAGITWGSMCSGHVGYWVDREVAGRGVMPTAVALAVDHCFRMVGLHRLEVCIRPENGPSRRVVEKLGFREEGLRPRYLHIDGAWRDHLVFVLTSEEVPDGLVRRWHQARRGTTQK, encoded by the coding sequence ATGAACCCCGCCTGGCCCGTGATCCTGGTGGACGGCGACATCGCCCTCCGCCCGATAAGGCTGCGCGACCAGCGCGCGTGGCGTGAGGTGAACCGGCGCAACCGCGACTGGCTGCGCCCCTGGGAGGCGACCATCCCGCCGCCCGCGCCCGGCGCTCCGGTCACGCAGCGGCCCACCTACCGCCAGATGGTCCGTCATCTGCGCAGGGAGGCGAACGCGGGCCGGATGCTGCCGTTCGTCATCGAGTACCGGGGCCGGCTCGTCGGCCAGTTGACCGTCGCCGGGATCACCTGGGGCTCGATGTGCTCGGGCCATGTCGGGTACTGGGTCGACCGCGAGGTCGCGGGACGCGGCGTGATGCCGACCGCGGTCGCGCTCGCCGTCGACCACTGTTTCCGGATGGTCGGACTGCATCGTCTGGAGGTCTGCATTCGCCCCGAGAACGGGCCGAGCCGCCGTGTCGTGGAAAAGCTCGGATTCCGCGAGGAAGGGCTGCGCCCCCGCTATCTCCACATCGACGGAGCCTGGCGGGACCATCTCGTATTCGTACTCACGTCCGAAGAGGTGCCCGACGGACTGGTCCGCCGCTGGCATCAGGCAAGGCGCGGAACGACACAAAAATAA
- a CDS encoding DUF5949 family protein: MTSTNTASHAPLLGTLSVIPWTSDPSEGERDAPFLLAYSLGDGREGAEAGEETMRTVLSEIGLKPGGDIVDVAKKPSVAITLLVEAGRAVLTMPYLNAQCPVPPEWEQDARESGQVYFIVATKPWTDGTPGVPVTEEKLRAFVGDDTMLATAAHCLLPVRSLTG, from the coding sequence ATGACCTCTACCAACACCGCGTCACACGCCCCGCTGCTGGGCACCCTCTCGGTGATTCCCTGGACCAGCGACCCCTCAGAAGGCGAACGCGACGCCCCGTTCCTGCTCGCCTACTCCCTCGGTGACGGCCGCGAGGGGGCCGAGGCGGGCGAGGAGACGATGCGTACCGTCCTCTCCGAGATCGGGCTCAAGCCGGGCGGCGACATCGTCGACGTGGCGAAGAAGCCCAGCGTCGCGATCACCCTGCTGGTGGAGGCGGGCAGGGCCGTACTGACGATGCCTTACCTGAACGCGCAGTGCCCCGTGCCGCCGGAGTGGGAGCAGGACGCGCGCGAGAGCGGGCAGGTCTACTTCATCGTCGCCACGAAGCCGTGGACGGACGGGACGCCGGGTGTGCCGGTCACCGAGGAGAAGCTGCGGGCCTTCGTCGGCGACGACACGATGCTCGCCACCGCTGCGCACTGCCTGCTCCCGGTGCGCAGCCTGACCGGCTGA
- a CDS encoding chaplin — MSRIAKAVVLSTAAAAAVAGASGVALADSGAQGAAVGSPGVLSGNVLQVPVHIPVNVCGNTVDVIGLLNPTFGNTCVNN, encoded by the coding sequence ATGTCGCGTATCGCCAAGGCTGTTGTTCTGTCCACCGCGGCGGCTGCCGCTGTCGCCGGCGCGTCCGGCGTTGCCCTTGCCGACAGTGGCGCGCAGGGTGCGGCCGTCGGTTCCCCCGGCGTCCTGTCCGGCAACGTCCTCCAGGTTCCGGTCCACATCCCGGTCAACGTCTGCGGCAACACCGTCGACGTCATCGGCCTGCTGAACCCGACCTTCGGCAACACCTGCGTCAACAACTGA
- the glp gene encoding molybdotransferase-like divisome protein Glp codes for MTSTAESAPAAHHEHLWSVEEHLADILATVRPLDATDLRLLDTLGCVLVEDVVVTVSLPPFDNSSMDGYAVRTADLVGATDEFPAVLTVVGEVAAGSGVLPQVGPGEAARIMTGAPLPPGAEAVVPVEWTDGGAGGGAVTSMRPAAEAPDGASGEVRVYRPAEPRAHVRAAGSDVHAGDLALEAGTVIGAPQIALLAAIGRGTVKVRPRPRVVVISTGSELVQPGEDLGDGQIFDSNSFALTAAVREAGAIAYRVGAVSDDADSLRATVEDQLVRADLVITTGGVSVGAYDVVKEALSSVGDEDEPGSGIDFRKLAMQPGKPQGFGSIGPEHTPLLALPGNPVSSYVSFELFVRPAIRALMGREDVNRPTVRARLESDKPLSSPAGRRQFMRGVYDARSASVRPVGGAGSHLIAALAHADSLIVVPEETTSVEPGTELDVVLLG; via the coding sequence TTGACCAGCACGGCAGAATCGGCACCCGCGGCTCACCACGAGCACCTGTGGTCGGTGGAGGAGCATCTGGCGGACATCCTCGCCACGGTGCGCCCGCTCGACGCCACGGATCTGCGCCTGCTCGACACTCTGGGCTGTGTGCTCGTCGAGGACGTCGTGGTGACGGTGTCGCTGCCGCCCTTCGACAACAGCTCCATGGACGGTTACGCGGTCCGGACGGCGGATCTCGTGGGCGCCACCGACGAGTTCCCCGCCGTGCTGACCGTCGTCGGCGAGGTGGCGGCGGGCAGCGGCGTGCTGCCGCAGGTCGGCCCGGGGGAGGCCGCCCGCATCATGACGGGCGCGCCGCTGCCGCCGGGCGCCGAGGCCGTCGTCCCGGTCGAGTGGACCGACGGCGGCGCGGGCGGCGGCGCCGTCACGTCGATGCGCCCGGCGGCCGAGGCCCCGGACGGCGCCTCCGGCGAGGTGCGGGTGTACCGGCCGGCGGAGCCGCGCGCCCACGTCCGCGCCGCCGGCAGCGACGTCCACGCGGGCGACCTGGCGCTGGAGGCCGGCACGGTCATCGGGGCGCCGCAGATCGCGCTGCTGGCCGCCATCGGCCGCGGCACGGTGAAGGTACGCCCGCGCCCGCGCGTGGTCGTCATCTCCACCGGCAGCGAGCTGGTCCAGCCGGGCGAGGATCTCGGCGACGGCCAGATCTTCGACTCGAACAGCTTCGCGCTCACCGCCGCCGTCCGCGAGGCGGGCGCCATCGCCTACCGGGTCGGCGCGGTCAGCGACGACGCGGACAGCCTCCGGGCGACCGTCGAGGACCAGTTGGTCCGCGCCGACCTGGTCATCACGACGGGCGGCGTCAGCGTCGGGGCGTACGACGTCGTGAAGGAGGCGCTGTCCTCGGTCGGCGACGAGGACGAGCCGGGCAGCGGCATCGACTTCCGCAAGCTCGCCATGCAGCCGGGCAAGCCGCAGGGCTTCGGTTCGATCGGTCCCGAGCACACCCCGCTGCTGGCCCTGCCGGGCAACCCCGTCTCGTCGTACGTGTCGTTCGAGCTGTTCGTCCGCCCGGCCATCCGCGCCCTGATGGGCCGTGAGGACGTCAACCGCCCGACGGTGCGCGCGCGTCTTGAGAGCGACAAGCCCCTGTCGTCCCCCGCCGGGCGCCGCCAGTTCATGCGCGGTGTGTACGACGCGCGGTCGGCCTCCGTCAGGCCGGTCGGCGGGGCGGGATCCCATCTGATCGCGGCCCTCGCCCACGCCGACTCGCTGATCGTCGTCCCCGAGGAGACGACGTCGGTCGAGCCCGGCACGGAACTCGACGTGGTCCTGCTCGGCTGA
- a CDS encoding MogA/MoaB family molybdenum cofactor biosynthesis protein, translating into MTGYRALVVTASNRAAAGVYADTGGPLVAEGLTALGFTIEGPRAVPDGDPVEEALRAGVTAGYDVIVTTGGTGISPTDRTPEATGRVIDYEIRGIAEAIRAEGLAKVPTAALSRGVAGVAGRTLIVNLPGSTGGVRDGLAVLGRLLVHAVDQLHGGDHPRTSG; encoded by the coding sequence ATGACCGGCTACCGCGCGCTTGTCGTCACGGCGTCCAACCGGGCCGCAGCGGGCGTCTACGCCGACACCGGCGGCCCGCTCGTCGCCGAAGGCCTCACCGCGCTCGGCTTCACAATCGAGGGCCCGCGCGCCGTCCCCGACGGCGACCCCGTCGAAGAGGCGCTGCGCGCCGGCGTCACCGCCGGGTACGACGTGATCGTCACCACCGGCGGTACGGGCATCTCGCCGACGGACCGTACGCCGGAGGCGACCGGGCGCGTCATCGACTACGAGATCCGCGGCATCGCCGAGGCGATCCGCGCCGAAGGCCTCGCCAAGGTCCCGACAGCGGCCCTCTCCCGGGGAGTCGCCGGGGTGGCAGGCCGGACGCTGATCGTGAACCTGCCGGGCTCGACCGGCGGCGTACGCGACGGCCTCGCCGTGCTCGGCAGACTCCTCGTCCACGCCGTCGACCAGCTCCACGGCGGCGATCACCCCCGTACCTCCGGATGA